The Vibrio nitrifigilis genome window below encodes:
- a CDS encoding aspartate:alanine antiporter, with the protein MNIDVVLLLKQNPILLIFVVLAIGLGIGKIRIGGLQLGNSIGVLVTALVMGHLGFSISSESLTIGFMLFIYCVGIEAGPNFFGIFFRDGKHYLILSLVVLVTAMWITYFGSYYFGLDYGVSAGMMAGALTSTPVLVGAQDAINSGLAQIPHNKDLGLVLDSVSVGYAMAYLIGLISMIMFAKLLPKIQKQNLSDSAQQIARERGLGGNSQRKVYLPIIRAYRVGPELTNWVDGRNLRELGIYRQTGCYIERVRRNGILAHPDGDAILQEGDEIALVGYPDSHARLDPSFRNGKEVFDRNLLDLRISDEEIVVKSDSIAGKRLSELNLSEYGCFLNRVVRAQIEMPMDSDIVLAKGDVLQVSGEKTRVQGLADKIGFISIHSQMADLVAFCSFFILGILFGLITMTFGQVSFSLGNAVGLLLSGITLGFLRANHPTFGYVPQGALNMVKDLGLMFFMVGIGLSAGGQMFEHLSDFGLKVIALSFLVSVVPVVLAYIVGAYVLKMNRALLFGAIIGARTCAPAMDIVNDYAKSTIPALGYAGTYAIANILMTLAGTILILLN; encoded by the coding sequence GTGAATATAGACGTCGTACTTCTGTTAAAACAAAACCCTATTCTTCTTATTTTTGTCGTTTTAGCCATAGGGCTGGGGATCGGTAAAATAAGGATCGGCGGCCTTCAATTAGGCAACTCTATAGGTGTACTTGTCACCGCACTGGTGATGGGACATCTCGGTTTCTCAATCAGTTCCGAATCTTTAACCATTGGGTTTATGCTTTTCATCTACTGTGTAGGTATCGAAGCGGGACCCAATTTTTTTGGTATTTTTTTCCGCGACGGTAAACATTACTTAATTCTCAGCTTAGTCGTGTTGGTCACCGCGATGTGGATTACCTATTTTGGTAGCTATTATTTTGGCCTCGATTACGGCGTTTCTGCTGGTATGATGGCCGGGGCACTGACTTCAACTCCGGTTTTAGTAGGGGCTCAAGATGCCATCAACTCTGGGTTAGCCCAAATCCCTCATAATAAAGATTTAGGCTTAGTGCTCGATAGTGTCTCAGTCGGTTATGCAATGGCATATCTGATTGGTCTCATTAGCATGATTATGTTTGCAAAACTGCTCCCAAAAATCCAAAAGCAGAACCTATCTGATTCCGCACAACAAATTGCGCGTGAACGTGGACTTGGTGGTAATAGCCAACGTAAAGTCTATTTACCGATTATCCGCGCTTATCGTGTTGGTCCTGAACTGACAAACTGGGTTGATGGCCGTAACTTGCGTGAATTAGGTATTTACCGTCAAACAGGCTGTTATATTGAACGTGTGCGCCGAAATGGTATCCTCGCCCACCCAGATGGTGACGCGATCTTACAAGAAGGCGACGAAATTGCCTTGGTAGGCTATCCAGACAGTCATGCACGGTTGGACCCGAGTTTCCGTAATGGTAAAGAAGTGTTCGACCGAAACCTACTTGACCTGCGTATTTCTGATGAAGAGATCGTAGTAAAAAGTGATTCGATTGCTGGGAAACGTTTATCTGAATTAAACCTTTCAGAATACGGTTGTTTCCTAAACCGTGTGGTTCGGGCGCAAATCGAGATGCCAATGGACTCTGACATTGTCTTAGCAAAAGGCGACGTACTTCAAGTCAGTGGTGAGAAAACGCGTGTTCAAGGACTGGCTGACAAAATCGGGTTTATCTCGATCCATAGCCAAATGGCAGACCTCGTGGCGTTTTGTAGCTTTTTTATTTTGGGTATTTTGTTCGGTTTGATCACAATGACCTTTGGCCAAGTATCCTTTAGCTTGGGCAACGCAGTGGGCTTATTATTATCCGGGATCACACTAGGTTTTCTACGTGCTAACCATCCTACTTTCGGTTATGTACCGCAGGGGGCATTAAACATGGTTAAAGATCTAGGGCTAATGTTCTTTATGGTTGGTATCGGTTTAAGTGCGGGTGGACAGATGTTTGAACACCTTTCTGACTTCGGTTTGAAAGTGATCGCCTTATCGTTCTTAGTCAGTGTCGTGCCTGTTGTGTTAGCCTACATCGTTGGCGCTTACGTACTAAAAATGAACCGTGCACTATTATTCGGGGCGATTATCGGTGCGAGAACCTGTGCACCAGCCATGGATATCGTCAACGATTACGCAAAATCAACCATCCCCGCTTTGGGATATGCAGGTACCTACGCCATTGCCAATATTTTGATGACCTTAGCCGGCACCATTTTAATCTTGCTTAATTAA
- a CDS encoding GrxA family glutaredoxin, whose translation MFVVIFGRPGCPFCVRAKEHAETLKEKLEDFNYRYVDIQAEGISKEDLSKSVGKPVETVPQIFIDQQPIGGCSEFEAYAKENLGLFD comes from the coding sequence ATGTTTGTAGTAATTTTTGGTCGCCCTGGCTGTCCATTCTGTGTACGCGCAAAAGAGCACGCAGAAACTCTAAAAGAAAAGCTTGAAGACTTTAACTACCGCTACGTTGACATCCAAGCGGAAGGTATTTCAAAAGAAGATCTATCTAAAAGCGTAGGTAAACCAGTAGAAACTGTGCCACAAATCTTTATTGATCAACAACCGATTGGTGGTTGCTCTGAATTTGAAGCGTACGCGAAAGAAAACTTAGGTCTATTTGACTAA
- a CDS encoding iron-containing alcohol dehydrogenase, which produces MFQFMSPTRIIFGEGCFVQSLPLIRQYGYNILLVSGHDLTRCAPLVDDFKQQKKRYQHVSVSSEPNITMIEETAALGRKFHPDVVVAIGGGSVMDTGKALAAIIPNQGSVYDYVEVIGRNVPLKAKPLPFIAIPTTASSGAEVTKKAVLRSGQDRIKVSLRSNDMIASLAIVDPALTYGTERCLSGRGVMEAFANLMEVFVCSAPNLLTDMVCKEGLEKIAISGLKACLHDNKGARSDVSFAAMLGGVALNNGQLGAAHGLAAALGGKLEAPHSVITSRLAPFVMHENIVMAARQRRHDILARYKALAEILTGRRHVNVEDGVLWVNMMLDQLDIPPLDSFGICQTSFEKVTQDALRSHSIKGNPMPLTSERLMYVLNQVCRCGGSEVKQTLQTEVNSVEVVEQTNVSTPNSYSS; this is translated from the coding sequence ATGTTTCAATTTATGTCACCGACAAGAATCATATTTGGTGAAGGTTGTTTTGTGCAGTCTTTACCGTTAATTCGGCAATATGGTTATAACATTTTGTTGGTGTCAGGGCATGACTTAACACGATGTGCGCCTTTGGTTGACGATTTTAAACAGCAGAAAAAGCGTTATCAGCATGTTTCTGTCTCTTCTGAACCGAATATTACTATGATTGAAGAAACCGCGGCCTTGGGAAGAAAGTTTCATCCTGATGTTGTTGTTGCTATTGGTGGTGGGAGTGTGATGGATACCGGTAAAGCCCTAGCCGCTATTATCCCTAACCAAGGTAGCGTATACGATTATGTTGAAGTGATTGGACGTAACGTACCGCTCAAAGCAAAGCCACTTCCATTTATCGCTATTCCAACAACGGCGAGTTCCGGTGCCGAAGTGACAAAAAAGGCGGTATTACGTTCGGGTCAGGACCGAATAAAAGTCAGTCTGCGTAGTAATGACATGATTGCCAGTCTTGCTATTGTTGATCCTGCATTAACCTATGGAACAGAGCGCTGCCTTTCAGGCCGTGGTGTCATGGAAGCCTTTGCTAATTTGATGGAAGTCTTTGTTTGTAGCGCACCCAATTTATTGACGGATATGGTGTGCAAAGAAGGCTTGGAAAAAATTGCTATTTCAGGATTAAAAGCCTGCTTGCATGATAATAAAGGTGCACGATCTGATGTGTCATTTGCAGCAATGCTGGGGGGCGTAGCGCTTAATAATGGTCAGTTAGGGGCGGCGCATGGACTCGCAGCTGCATTAGGTGGAAAACTAGAAGCCCCACATAGTGTGATTACCTCGCGCTTAGCGCCGTTTGTTATGCATGAAAATATCGTGATGGCAGCACGTCAGAGACGCCATGATATTTTGGCACGCTATAAGGCTTTAGCTGAGATATTAACCGGTAGGCGTCATGTGAATGTGGAAGATGGTGTATTGTGGGTTAATATGATGTTAGATCAATTGGATATTCCACCGTTGGATAGTTTTGGCATTTGCCAGACATCTTTTGAGAAGGTTACGCAAGATGCATTGCGTTCGCATTCGATTAAGGGAAATCCAATGCCATTAACCAGCGAGCGGTTGATGTATGTATTGAATCAAGTGTGTCGCTGTGGCGGTTCAGAGGTGAAACAAACGTTACAGACAGAAGTAAACAGTGTTGAAGTGGTTGAGCAAACCAACGTTTCAACGCCAAACTCTTATTCTTCTTAA
- a CDS encoding MurR/RpiR family transcriptional regulator — MNTLEKIQKNLENFSKSERKVAEVIMASPQTAIHSSIATLAKMADVSEPTVNRFCRRLDTKGFPDFKLHLAQSLANGTPYVNRNVEEDDGPDAYTHKIFESTMACLDVAKNSIDAVQVNRAVDLLTQAKRISFFGLGASSAVARDAQNKFIRFNIPITCFEDIVMQRMSCINCTDNDVIVLISHTGRTKSQVEIAHLAKENGATVIAITAKDSPLDQVSSLSICLDVPEDTDVYMPMASRVVQMTVIDVLATGFTLRRGSGFRENLKRVKEALKDSRYDKYSNLS, encoded by the coding sequence ATGAATACATTAGAAAAAATCCAAAAAAATCTGGAAAACTTTAGCAAGTCTGAGCGTAAGGTTGCGGAAGTCATTATGGCCTCCCCGCAGACAGCTATTCATTCAAGTATCGCTACGCTTGCCAAAATGGCAGACGTGAGTGAGCCTACCGTCAATCGCTTTTGTCGCCGCTTAGATACCAAAGGCTTCCCAGACTTCAAGTTGCATTTAGCTCAAAGTTTGGCTAACGGCACTCCTTACGTAAACCGTAATGTTGAAGAAGATGACGGCCCTGACGCCTATACGCACAAAATTTTCGAATCGACGATGGCTTGCTTAGATGTGGCTAAAAATAGCATCGATGCTGTGCAGGTCAATCGAGCTGTCGATCTACTCACCCAAGCAAAACGTATTTCGTTTTTTGGTTTAGGTGCGTCCTCTGCTGTTGCTCGCGATGCACAAAACAAGTTTATTCGCTTCAATATTCCTATCACTTGTTTTGAAGATATTGTTATGCAGCGTATGAGCTGTATTAACTGCACCGACAACGATGTGATTGTTTTAATCTCTCATACAGGACGAACCAAAAGCCAAGTAGAAATCGCCCATCTAGCGAAAGAGAATGGTGCGACAGTGATTGCGATTACCGCAAAAGACTCACCTCTTGATCAAGTGAGTTCACTGTCTATTTGCCTCGACGTGCCAGAAGATACTGACGTCTATATGCCAATGGCGAGCCGCGTTGTTCAAATGACGGTCATTGACGTATTGGCGACGGGTTTTACTCTACGCCGTGGTTCTGGCTTTAGAGAAAACTTAAAACGTGTGAAAGAAGCACTGAAAGACTCTCGGTACGATAAGTATTCAAATTTATCGTAA